The genomic region GAAGACTCGGGCATGGGCATTGGCGAAGAGGACCAGAAACGCCTGTTCAGCCCCTTTACCCAGGCCAGCAACAATGACCAGTCCGCACGTAGCGGCTCCGGCCTGGGTTTGGTCATCAGCCGCACACTCTGCGAAATGATGGGCGGGCGACTGACCCTCGACAGCACCTTGGGCCAGGGCACGCGCATCGACGTGAGGCTGGACCTGACCATCCTTGAGCCGTTGGCAGACATTGCTCCCGTCGAGGACGAGCCGACAGTAATGAGCCACGCGTTGAACATTTTGGTGATTGATGATTACCCGGCCAACCGTCAGTTACTGACCCAGCAACTCAACTATCTGGGCCACCGGGTCGAGGATGCCGAGGACGGTGCCCATGGCTTGCGGGCCTGGCGCAACGGGCAATTCGACGTGGTGATCACTGACTGCAATATGCCCCTGATGAACGGCTACGAACTGGCCCGGGCCATTCGTGCCGACGAGGCGGCCCGTGGATTGCCACCGAGCCTGATCCTTGGTTTTACCGCCAATGCACAGCCGGAAGAGAAGGGCCGGTGCCTGGCCGCCGGCATGGATGACTGCCTGTTCAAGCCCATCAGCCTCAAGGATTTGAGCGCGCGCCTGGCAGGCCTGGCAACGGAGCCGGGGAGTGGACACCCAGGATTTGCCGCAGATGACGATATTGACCTGACCAGCGTCGAGCACCTGGCCGGCGGCAACATTGCTTCGATCAAAAGCTTGTTGGGTGACCTCGCCGCCAGCAATGAGCAGGACATGGCGCGCCTGATGCAACTGTTCACCCGCCACGACCTGCAAGGCCTGGCGGACATCGCGCATCGGGTCAAAGGGGGCGCGCGGATCATCAAGGCCCGAGTACTGATCCGCTGCTGCGAAGACCTGGAAGCCGCCACCCGACAAGCAGACCCCATGCGACTGACCGAGACAGTGGATGCATTGCATCAACAGATGGAGCAGCTCGGCGAACGGCTGGAGCGCTATCTGGCTTGAATTACCGGTAGGAAATTTCCTACAAGAACGCGGCACCATTCATACGTAGTCAACCCACCCCACACCCGATACTGAGCCTCGTTGAACGGCCCCACCGACCAAGCGGACCGGGCCTTGCAACCTGATTGAAGCCCTCATCGGGCTTCAGACTTTCCTCACTATCTGGATTACGTTATGAACAAGTTTGCGCTTAAAGGTCTGTTTGCCGCTGTCATCCTCGCCGCTGGTTCCCAGGCTGCCATGGCTGCTGACGGTGAAATCAACTTCGTCGGTTCCGTAACCGACAACACCTGCCCGGTGGTCGTGACTGACCTGAACGGTTCGGTCGGTGCTGGCGATGTGGGCCTGGGCGACGTGCCCGCCACTTCCCTGGCTACCGTTGGTGCTGTTGCCGGTGGCGGCGCGTTCTCCCTGACTATTGACACTAACGCCCCAGGTTGCAGCGTCACCGGCAAGAGCGCCGTGGTCAAGTTCCTGTCCCTGAGCGGCACTGCCGGCGCCAGCGGCCAGTGGATCGGCATCACCCCAGACGCCGGTCACGCCACCAACGTTGCGGTACAGATCAAGGACGCCACGGACAGGGACGTGCAACTGGGCCTGGAATCGGCTCCGTACCTGGACCTGACCCAACCGCTGCGCTTCACCGCCAACTACATCGCTACCGGCATTGCGACCTCCGGCCCGGCCAACGCCAAGGCTGCGTTCACCGTCGAGTACCAGTAAGCCCTGTTGATGCGCCGCTGCAGCGCTGAAGCGCGCAGCGGCCATCCCCTCGCTCACGGCAAGAGGATGATCGAAATGAACGTTTCCCCCTTCAAGAAGGCATCGGCCCTGGCGCTGTTGCTCAGTACTGCGCTGCTCAGCACGGCCAGCCAGGCCGGTGTGATGCTCGGCGGCACGCGGATCGTGTTCGACGGCAACAAACGCGACGCGTCGATCACCGTCAGCAACACCACGGCGCAGCCGTACATGGTGCAGACCTGGGTCAACACCGAAGCCGATGACATGACCACCGCCACGCCCTTTGTGTCGACGCCGCCGCTGTTCCGCCTGGACCCGCGCAAAGAGCAAATGGTGCGAATCCAGAAAGTCGCCGGCAACCTGCCGAGCGACCGTGAATCGGTGTTCTATTTCAACGCCCAGGAAATCCCGGTGGCCAGCGAAGGCAACGCCAATACGCTGAAGATTGCCATGCGCACCCGCGTCAAATTGTTCTATCGCCCGGCCGGTCTCAAGGGCAATGCGATGGAAGCACCGTCGCAGCTGACCTGGAGCCTCGCGCAGGAACAGGGCAGGGCCGTGCTAGTGGTCAATAACCCGTCGCCGTTCCATATCTCGTTCATTGGCGTGACTGCCAAGTCTGCCGGCCAGAGCGTCGAGGTCAACGAGCCGACGATGGTCGCGCCGATGAGCAGCCAGCGTTATCCGCTGCCGGGCTTCAAAGGCACAACCGGCGAAGTGGTGTTCTCGGCCATCAATGATTACGGCGGCTACAGCGAGCCGCAGACCGTGCCACTGAACCGCTGATTCCTTTTCTTCCTGTAGACGTTTGCGCGTGCCACGACTGTGGCGCGGCGGCCGGGTATTGCCATGCGAATCGATAACTCCTTCAGCTTTAGTCGTTTGCCTTTGTGGGTCGCCGTGGCCGCCGCCTGTGCCGGTGAGTTGGCCGTGGCCGGTGAGCCTGCCAAGTTCGACGCCGGCTTCATGCAGTCGTTTGGCGGCGCCGGGGCCGGGCCCAACCTTGACCTGGATGCGGTGGCCAACAGCGGCAGCATCGGTCCTGGTACCTACCCGGTGCTGATTCGCCTGAACCAGAGCTTTTTCGACCGGCGTGACATGACCTTCATCAAGGATGAGCAGGGCAGTGACGTACGTGTATGCCTGTCCGAGGCTTTTCTCAAGGAACTCGGGGTGAAGCTGGAGGCGTTCAAGGTGCCCGGCGAAACACTGCCCGCGTGCATCGACCTGGCAGCTCTGATCGAAGGCGCCTCGGTGACCTTCAACGCCAACTACCTGGCCCTGGATATCAGCGTGCCGCAGATCGCCCTGAGCCGGGATGCGGCCGGCTACGTGGCACCGTCGGAATGGGACCGCGGCATCAACGCCGCGATGCTCAACTACCAGTTTTCCGCTGCGCAAACCAACAGCGACGCCCGAGGCACCGGCAACCAGTACAACCTGTATGCCACCGGTGGTTTCAACCTCGGCGACTGGCGTTTTCGCTCCAGCTCCTCGTTCCGCCAGGGCGATGAAGGTGGCCGCCAGTGGCAGCGCAGCAATACCTACGCGCAACGGGACATCACGCCGCTGAAGGCCACGCTGACGATGGGCGAGAGCTTCACACCTGGCGATGTGTTCGACAGCGTGCCGTTTCGCGGTGTGCAACTGGCCTCGGACATGGGCATGTTGCCGGACTCGATGCAGGGCTACGCCCCGGTGATCCGTGGCATTGCCGAAACCCAGGCCAAGGTCGAAGTGCGCCAGAACGGCTACTCGCTGTACACCACTTACGTGGCGCCGGGTGCGTTTGAAATCAACGACCTCAACGCCGCCTCGGGCAGCGGCGACCTGGAAGTGATCATCACCGAAGCCGACGGCCGTGAACGACGTTTCACCCAGCCGTACGCAACCCTGGCCAACATGCTGCGGGAAAACACCTGGCGCTATAGCGCGACTGTGGGCGAATACAACTCGGCCAACGGCGGCGAGCGGCCGATGTTTACCCAGGCGTCCCTGGCCTATGGCTTGCCGTTCGACCTGACCCTGTACGGCGGCTTTCTGGGGGCTGATTTTTACCGTGCCGGTGTGGTTGGCGTGGGCAAGAGCCTGGGCAGCATCGGCGCCGTCTCGGTCGACGTCACCCAGGCGCAGACCGACGTGCCCAAGGCCGTCACCACCCAAGGCGACAGCAAAAAAGGCCAGAGCATCGGCCTGCGCTACGGGAAGGCATTTGAAAGCGGCACCTCGGTGCGCTTCGCCGGTTACCGCTATTCCACCGAAGGCTATCGCGACTTCAGCGAAGCCGTGGATTTGCAGCAACCCAACGACTACAGCCAGTTCTCCAAGCGCAGCAAGGTCGAGGCCAGCGTCAACCAGGCCCTGGACAACTACGGCTCGCTGTACTTGAACCTGAGCAAGCAGAACTACTGGGGCACGTCCCGTGAAGACAAGCAGATGCAGCTGGGTTTCAACACCCAGTACAAGGGCGTGACCTATGGCGTGTACGCCAGCAAGACCCTGACAGACGACTTCGGCTCCAACAACCAGGTGGTCTTCACTGTGTCCATGCCCCTGGGACAAACCCGCAGCACCGGTACGTTCAGCGTCACCCGCAACAATGACGGCAGCCTGGATCAACGGGCCGGCCTCAGTGGTCGCGATGGCAACCTGAACTACAACGTCAACGCCAACCGCGTGGAAAACACCGGTAACAACGGTTCGGCACTGCTGGGCTACCGTGCACCGTTTGCCCAGTTGGGCGCCGGTGTGAGCGTCGGCTCGGGCTACCGGCAGACCTCGGTCAGCGCGGCGGGCTCGGTGCTGGCCCATGCCGATGGCGTGGAATTCGGCCAAACCCTGGGTGAAACCGTGGCGCTGGTGGAGGTCAAGGACACGCCG from Pseudomonas yamanorum harbors:
- a CDS encoding fimbrial protein; translated protein: MNKFALKGLFAAVILAAGSQAAMAADGEINFVGSVTDNTCPVVVTDLNGSVGAGDVGLGDVPATSLATVGAVAGGGAFSLTIDTNAPGCSVTGKSAVVKFLSLSGTAGASGQWIGITPDAGHATNVAVQIKDATDRDVQLGLESAPYLDLTQPLRFTANYIATGIATSGPANAKAAFTVEYQ
- a CDS encoding fimbrial biogenesis chaperone; its protein translation is MNVSPFKKASALALLLSTALLSTASQAGVMLGGTRIVFDGNKRDASITVSNTTAQPYMVQTWVNTEADDMTTATPFVSTPPLFRLDPRKEQMVRIQKVAGNLPSDRESVFYFNAQEIPVASEGNANTLKIAMRTRVKLFYRPAGLKGNAMEAPSQLTWSLAQEQGRAVLVVNNPSPFHISFIGVTAKSAGQSVEVNEPTMVAPMSSQRYPLPGFKGTTGEVVFSAINDYGGYSEPQTVPLNR
- a CDS encoding fimbria/pilus outer membrane usher protein; amino-acid sequence: MRIDNSFSFSRLPLWVAVAAACAGELAVAGEPAKFDAGFMQSFGGAGAGPNLDLDAVANSGSIGPGTYPVLIRLNQSFFDRRDMTFIKDEQGSDVRVCLSEAFLKELGVKLEAFKVPGETLPACIDLAALIEGASVTFNANYLALDISVPQIALSRDAAGYVAPSEWDRGINAAMLNYQFSAAQTNSDARGTGNQYNLYATGGFNLGDWRFRSSSSFRQGDEGGRQWQRSNTYAQRDITPLKATLTMGESFTPGDVFDSVPFRGVQLASDMGMLPDSMQGYAPVIRGIAETQAKVEVRQNGYSLYTTYVAPGAFEINDLNAASGSGDLEVIITEADGRERRFTQPYATLANMLRENTWRYSATVGEYNSANGGERPMFTQASLAYGLPFDLTLYGGFLGADFYRAGVVGVGKSLGSIGAVSVDVTQAQTDVPKAVTTQGDSKKGQSIGLRYGKAFESGTSVRFAGYRYSTEGYRDFSEAVDLQQPNDYSQFSKRSKVEASVNQALDNYGSLYLNLSKQNYWGTSREDKQMQLGFNTQYKGVTYGVYASKTLTDDFGSNNQVVFTVSMPLGQTRSTGTFSVTRNNDGSLDQRAGLSGRDGNLNYNVNANRVENTGNNGSALLGYRAPFAQLGAGVSVGSGYRQTSVSAAGSVLAHADGVEFGQTLGETVALVEVKDTPKVGLLNAPGTLTNDRGYALVPYVTPYRKNRVAVDTSELDTSVDIAEGVTNVVPRRGAVVKAVFAAGRSEKILLNVRLQNGSLLPFGTTVQDDQGASVGVVGQAGQVLLSAGKGVTYTMKWGGKAAQQCEINLDISSTPATDGYRVMDAVCVGVRP